One stretch of Niallia sp. XMNu-256 DNA includes these proteins:
- a CDS encoding VOC family protein, giving the protein MILPEIAKLGHVALVTPDLEKSLWFFKELIGLEETETVDGTVYLRAWGDFEHHTLSLTAGDRAYVDHIAWRTKRPEDVEGFAKLLEEAGTEVEWVEAGVEAGQGRAIRFHLPSQHRFEIYYDMEKTLADPARRSVLKNQTYKAWARGVSPRRIDHVNVMTSMDVKIITDFLHEKLGFKMREYIKAPDNSYLAGWMSVTPLVHDIAVSGDPHSPTTHQIHHISYWLDNAQDLLRAADILKEHGLTFKGPGKHGISQAMYVYVCDPGSGLRVELFTNGYLIFEPDWEPIEWTIDEMDVGFTFWGDQTDTNPENNPTIDASGGITEPKIKI; this is encoded by the coding sequence ATGATATTACCAGAAATCGCTAAATTAGGACACGTTGCATTGGTTACACCAGATCTTGAGAAGTCTTTATGGTTTTTTAAAGAATTAATTGGTTTAGAAGAAACTGAAACTGTAGATGGTACCGTCTATTTACGAGCTTGGGGAGACTTTGAACATCATACCCTATCCTTAACCGCAGGCGACAGGGCATATGTAGATCACATCGCATGGAGAACAAAACGCCCAGAAGATGTAGAAGGATTTGCGAAATTACTAGAAGAAGCAGGCACCGAAGTAGAATGGGTCGAAGCAGGAGTCGAAGCGGGTCAAGGGAGAGCGATTCGTTTCCATTTACCAAGTCAACACCGTTTTGAAATTTATTATGATATGGAAAAAACATTGGCGGATCCTGCAAGACGTTCTGTGTTAAAAAATCAAACGTATAAAGCATGGGCACGTGGGGTATCACCACGAAGAATTGATCACGTGAATGTGATGACATCAATGGATGTAAAGATCATTACTGATTTCTTACATGAAAAATTAGGATTTAAAATGCGTGAATATATTAAGGCACCTGATAATTCCTATTTAGCAGGATGGATGAGTGTGACGCCACTTGTGCACGATATTGCGGTTAGTGGGGATCCACATTCACCAACAACGCACCAGATCCACCACATTTCTTACTGGTTGGATAATGCGCAAGATTTACTTCGTGCAGCAGATATCCTAAAAGAACACGGTCTAACATTTAAAGGACCTGGTAAACATGGAATTTCCCAAGCGATGTATGTCTACGTTTGTGACCCAGGAAGCGGCCTACGTGTTGAGTTATTTACAAATGGCTATTTAATCTTTGAACCAGATTGGGAGCCAATTGAGTGGACAATTGATGAGATGGATGTGGGCTTTACATTCTGGGGTGATCAAACGGATACGAATCCAGAAAATAATCCAACTATTGACGCTTCAGGGGGAATTACTGAACCAAAAATAAAAATTTAA
- a CDS encoding ABC transporter ATP-binding protein — translation MKTDDIPLLEVKNLETFIPTPKGEIKPVGGVSFSIKKGEIVALVGESGSGKSVSSLSIMGLNSSAIQYKPESEILFEGKDLLKLKERDMRKIRGNDISMIFQDPMFSLNPVHPIGKQIAETIVLHKRVKYKEAEKTALDLLNKVGIPDPKRRLKNYPHQMSGGMRQRVMIAMALACNPKLIIADEPTTALDVTIQAQILTLLRNLQQEFGISILLITHDLGVVAEIADRVLVMYCGKIVEEGTVDEIFEHPMHPYTKGLMASVPELYGPSREKLETIPGTVPNPLELPSGCNFVNRCEYAIDRCRQEEPSLIQHKLGNQVSCWNPLKYEGVGEQNDKTYSLS, via the coding sequence ATGAAGACAGATGATATTCCATTACTTGAGGTAAAGAATCTGGAGACTTTCATCCCAACACCAAAAGGGGAAATCAAACCTGTAGGCGGTGTCTCATTCTCGATAAAAAAGGGTGAAATTGTTGCATTAGTAGGAGAATCAGGAAGTGGAAAAAGTGTTTCCTCCCTCTCCATTATGGGGCTTAATTCAAGTGCGATTCAATATAAACCTGAAAGTGAAATTCTATTTGAAGGAAAGGACTTACTAAAGTTAAAGGAAAGGGACATGAGGAAAATACGAGGTAATGATATTTCAATGATTTTTCAAGATCCAATGTTCTCCCTTAATCCTGTTCATCCGATTGGTAAGCAAATTGCCGAAACCATTGTTCTGCATAAAAGAGTGAAATATAAAGAGGCGGAAAAAACAGCACTAGATTTATTAAACAAAGTCGGCATCCCCGATCCGAAGAGACGATTAAAAAATTATCCTCATCAGATGTCAGGAGGGATGAGACAAAGAGTGATGATCGCTATGGCGCTTGCCTGTAATCCTAAACTGATTATTGCCGATGAACCGACTACTGCACTTGATGTAACGATACAAGCTCAAATTCTTACTTTACTACGAAATTTGCAACAGGAGTTTGGGATTTCGATTTTGCTAATCACACATGACCTTGGAGTTGTAGCTGAAATAGCAGACCGTGTCCTTGTCATGTATTGCGGGAAAATAGTTGAAGAGGGAACGGTGGATGAAATCTTTGAACATCCGATGCATCCATATACAAAAGGGTTAATGGCAAGTGTTCCAGAGTTATATGGTCCGTCAAGAGAAAAATTAGAAACGATTCCGGGAACTGTACCGAACCCGCTAGAATTGCCGTCCGGATGTAACTTTGTTAATCGCTGTGAATATGCAATAGACAGATGCAGACAGGAAGAACCCTCTTTGATCCAGCACAAGTTAGGTAATCAAGTATCATGCTGGAATCCACTTAAATATGAAGGAGTGGGAGAACAAAATGACAAAACCTATAGTCTCTCTTAA
- a CDS encoding ABC transporter permease, with amino-acid sequence MRLKFLFKQLMSERLAFVSFLFLLCLAVISLIAPYIVPYDPLKQDLMNVMAAPSMQHWLGTDELGRDIFSRLLMGTKAAIQAGLFAILIPLCIGVPMGILSGYLGGVVDDIFMRVVDGIIAIPTILLALGITGALGISLWNAMIAIGIVSIPQFARLARGQTLQVRSEPYVEASKISGANAVWIMFRHIIPNITPMIIVQASFNLSYAILVEASLSFLGMGAQSPQISWGNMIQQSYSLININAWLIVYPGLAIILTVLAGNFLGDGLRTALDPKYKKA; translated from the coding sequence ATGCGTTTAAAATTTCTATTTAAACAATTAATGTCTGAACGACTTGCTTTTGTCAGCTTTCTCTTTTTACTGTGTCTTGCTGTTATTTCACTGATTGCTCCCTATATCGTTCCATATGATCCGTTAAAACAGGATTTAATGAATGTGATGGCAGCGCCCAGTATGCAGCATTGGTTAGGGACTGATGAACTTGGAAGGGATATTTTCAGCAGATTATTAATGGGGACGAAAGCAGCAATCCAAGCCGGTTTATTTGCAATTCTCATCCCCCTTTGTATTGGTGTGCCAATGGGGATTCTATCTGGTTACTTAGGTGGAGTCGTTGATGACATTTTTATGAGAGTCGTAGACGGAATTATTGCGATTCCGACTATTTTGCTTGCGTTAGGGATTACAGGTGCACTGGGTATTAGTTTGTGGAATGCGATGATCGCAATTGGTATTGTTTCAATCCCTCAGTTTGCGAGACTTGCAAGAGGACAAACCCTGCAGGTTCGTTCTGAGCCATATGTAGAAGCTTCGAAAATTTCCGGTGCAAATGCCGTCTGGATTATGTTCAGGCATATCATTCCGAATATCACGCCAATGATCATCGTACAAGCATCCTTTAATTTAAGTTATGCGATTCTTGTTGAAGCATCGCTAAGTTTTCTAGGCATGGGAGCGCAATCCCCTCAAATCAGCTGGGGAAATATGATTCAACAGTCTTATAGTTTGATTAATATTAATGCTTGGTTAATTGTTTATCCAGGATTGGCGATTATTCTAACAGTACTTGCCGGAAACTTCCTCGGGGACGGCCTGCGTACAGCGCTCGATCCGAAATATAAAAAGGCCTAA
- a CDS encoding FAD synthetase family protein has translation METIYLNQDNLMLWQKKADLSVMALGFFDGVHKGHLKVIETAYQIAREKEQLLAVMSFFPHPKSVLSDGRKTIDYLMPLSSKEKLLSDLGVDRFYIVQFTKEFAALSPERFTAQYLLGLGVTHAVAGFDYTYGSKGIGNMDRLKDDSGGLLEVTKVSKVECRGEKISSTSLREKLAQGKVEEVSKLLGRPYEVECEWNGASLKVQPYYTLPRPGRYAITIKGDPSNQEVEVIVNEQKRLIPLNRMTTFLTSYRGPLTIKWHQQIYGETAMVEKKLIHII, from the coding sequence ATGGAAACGATTTATCTGAACCAAGACAATCTCATGCTATGGCAGAAAAAGGCAGACCTGAGTGTCATGGCGTTAGGATTTTTTGATGGGGTTCATAAAGGTCACTTAAAAGTCATTGAGACCGCCTATCAAATAGCCAGAGAAAAAGAACAGCTACTGGCCGTGATGAGTTTTTTCCCTCATCCAAAATCCGTTTTATCTGACGGAAGAAAAACGATTGATTATTTAATGCCTCTTTCTTCAAAGGAGAAATTGCTGAGTGATTTAGGTGTGGACAGATTCTATATTGTTCAATTCACGAAAGAATTTGCAGCGCTTTCACCAGAAAGGTTTACAGCCCAATATTTATTGGGACTTGGTGTCACCCATGCAGTTGCAGGCTTCGATTATACGTATGGATCAAAGGGCATTGGCAATATGGACCGGCTGAAAGACGATTCCGGTGGTCTTCTAGAAGTAACAAAAGTTTCCAAAGTAGAGTGCCGAGGAGAAAAAATTAGTTCAACCTCTCTGCGTGAGAAATTAGCACAAGGAAAAGTGGAAGAGGTTAGTAAATTACTAGGACGGCCCTATGAAGTAGAGTGTGAATGGAACGGTGCTTCCCTTAAGGTTCAGCCTTACTATACGCTGCCTCGACCAGGTAGATATGCCATCACAATAAAAGGGGACCCCAGCAATCAAGAGGTCGAAGTGATCGTAAATGAACAAAAACGGTTAATCCCATTAAATCGTATGACTACATTTCTTACTAGTTATCGTGGCCCACTTACCATCAAATGGCATCAACAGATTTATGGAGAAACCGCCATGGTTGAAAAGAAATTGATTCATATTATCTAA
- a CDS encoding ABC transporter permease yields the protein MFLKFLLRRFLYVIPMLVITTFIVFSFILLIPGDPVLALLGENATPEKIAQLRKELGLDQSVFFQYFDWIKNVSQGDLGRSLLTGELVHEAVFGRLAVTFQLVVVAMIISIIGGMFFAITSVYFPNSWMDYTARFFGTLGTAIPNFWLAMLLILFFSLKLGWVPATGFTSITEEPVAFLKGILLPAFSLGAAGTAQITRHLRSSLIEVMSTDYVRTAYSKGVNRMQAIFQHGIQNAMLPVVTTIGILFGNLLGATVVVETIFAIPGAGQLAVQSILQRDFTMLQGVVLIMIVIVILINFITDILYAALDPRIEY from the coding sequence ATGTTTTTAAAATTCTTACTGAGACGCTTTTTATATGTGATTCCGATGTTAGTGATTACAACCTTTATTGTTTTTTCGTTTATTCTTTTAATTCCAGGGGATCCTGTTCTGGCATTGTTAGGAGAAAATGCAACACCTGAAAAAATTGCACAATTACGGAAGGAATTAGGTCTTGATCAATCAGTCTTTTTTCAATACTTTGATTGGATAAAAAACGTGTCACAGGGGGATTTAGGGCGTTCATTACTTACAGGGGAATTAGTCCATGAAGCAGTGTTTGGACGATTAGCAGTCACATTTCAACTTGTGGTTGTCGCAATGATTATTTCGATTATAGGTGGAATGTTCTTTGCGATTACATCGGTATACTTTCCAAATAGTTGGATGGATTACACAGCCCGTTTTTTTGGAACGCTTGGGACAGCGATCCCAAATTTTTGGCTTGCGATGCTCCTGATTTTATTCTTCAGTCTTAAGCTCGGTTGGGTTCCTGCCACCGGTTTTACGAGTATTACGGAGGAGCCAGTTGCATTTTTAAAAGGAATTTTGCTGCCAGCTTTTTCACTAGGTGCAGCTGGTACGGCTCAAATTACGAGACATTTACGATCATCGCTAATAGAAGTGATGAGTACTGACTATGTGCGTACGGCTTACTCTAAAGGGGTTAATCGCATGCAGGCTATTTTCCAACACGGCATTCAGAATGCAATGCTGCCTGTTGTCACAACAATTGGTATTTTATTTGGGAATTTACTGGGAGCAACTGTTGTTGTTGAAACCATTTTTGCTATTCCTGGGGCAGGCCAGCTTGCAGTCCAATCCATCTTACAACGCGACTTCACGATGCTACAAGGTGTTGTATTGATTATGATTGTGATTGTCATCTTGATTAACTTTATTACGGATATATTATATGCCGCCTTAGATCCCCGTATTGAGTATTAA
- a CDS encoding ABC transporter substrate-binding protein has product MKVNSLRFFLILLFLPAFFLGACSPKTDQTVVEQRGGEEDGVPQKGGEATFAYEADAGNFDPIKASSGINFPLLRPVYDTLVEFTPELEPVPGLAESWEFQGEKTLVLTLRKGVTFQDGTPFNAESVKFNIERVNSTDSTVTELANVKSVEVVDETTVKLHLSQPDSSLLLALSYTGGMMVSPSAVKKYGEDFSQNPVGTGPFKVVNHIPNGEIVYEANESYWKNGQPFLDKMTIKIMPDETTRINALRSGEVDFAENISPGNVVSLEKDEKINFEKITSVPFKVIYLNAQKPPLNNKAVRQAINHSIDREALVHAINFGSGEPAYQPFPKGYWAHDETVKIDYDPKKAKKILKEAKVEDASFKMIHLSNAYDSRLAEAVKGQLQEVGIEVELQPMEYQAAISTFFAERKETSYLNRWSGRPDPQLTAEGVFSIESYFSSGHSTDEIENLLYKAGTTFDQEERKKLYAELNRQAVLEEAIVIPLFFTPRTAIMNHSLKGYEPNMLERPMFSTVWKSQ; this is encoded by the coding sequence ATGAAAGTTAATTCGTTAAGATTCTTCTTAATCCTGTTATTTTTGCCCGCATTCTTTCTAGGAGCATGTTCTCCAAAAACAGATCAGACGGTGGTCGAACAAAGAGGGGGTGAGGAAGATGGAGTCCCGCAAAAAGGGGGAGAAGCCACCTTTGCCTATGAAGCAGACGCAGGTAATTTTGACCCAATAAAAGCAAGTTCTGGCATAAATTTTCCTTTACTTCGTCCGGTGTATGATACATTGGTAGAATTTACCCCTGAGCTTGAACCTGTACCAGGACTTGCAGAGTCATGGGAATTTCAGGGTGAGAAAACATTGGTGCTTACATTGCGGAAAGGAGTTACGTTCCAAGATGGCACACCCTTTAATGCGGAATCCGTTAAATTTAATATCGAACGCGTCAATTCAACTGACTCTACTGTAACAGAATTAGCAAATGTTAAAAGTGTAGAAGTTGTGGATGAAACAACCGTGAAATTGCATTTGTCACAGCCGGATTCATCCCTGTTACTGGCGCTCTCCTACACCGGTGGGATGATGGTTTCTCCATCAGCTGTGAAAAAATATGGTGAGGACTTTTCCCAAAATCCAGTTGGTACGGGTCCGTTTAAGGTAGTTAACCACATTCCAAATGGAGAAATCGTTTATGAAGCAAATGAGAGTTATTGGAAAAATGGACAGCCTTTTTTAGATAAAATGACAATAAAAATTATGCCGGATGAAACGACTAGAATCAATGCTCTAAGATCAGGTGAGGTTGATTTTGCAGAAAATATATCGCCTGGGAATGTTGTGAGCTTGGAAAAAGATGAAAAAATCAATTTTGAAAAAATAACATCTGTTCCATTTAAAGTCATTTATCTTAATGCCCAGAAACCACCTCTTAATAACAAAGCGGTAAGGCAGGCCATTAACCACAGCATTGACCGTGAAGCCCTTGTTCACGCTATTAATTTTGGAAGTGGGGAGCCTGCATATCAGCCTTTTCCAAAGGGGTATTGGGCACACGATGAAACAGTAAAAATTGATTATGATCCAAAAAAGGCAAAGAAAATTCTCAAAGAAGCAAAAGTTGAAGATGCTTCATTTAAAATGATTCACCTTTCCAATGCCTATGATTCAAGGTTAGCAGAGGCAGTTAAGGGGCAACTTCAAGAGGTAGGTATTGAAGTTGAATTACAGCCTATGGAATACCAAGCAGCGATTTCGACTTTCTTCGCAGAAAGGAAAGAGACAAGCTATTTAAATCGCTGGTCAGGACGCCCTGATCCTCAATTAACAGCTGAAGGTGTATTTTCGATTGAGAGTTATTTTTCTTCCGGTCATTCAACCGATGAAATTGAAAATCTACTTTACAAAGCTGGTACTACCTTTGATCAAGAGGAGCGTAAAAAACTATACGCTGAACTTAACAGACAGGCCGTATTAGAAGAAGCGATCGTGATTCCGCTGTTTTTTACTCCAAGGACAGCTATTATGAATCATTCTTTAAAGGGGTATGAGCCAAATATGCTGGAAAGGCCAATGTTTTCAACTGTTTGGAAATCCCAATAA
- a CDS encoding ABC transporter ATP-binding protein — translation MTKPIVSLKGVKKYFPVGSGLFGKKDQFVKAVDGVSLDIYPGETVGLVGESGSGKSTTGRMVVGLSKPTDGKIYFEGKKISEYRNKKELGKHLQMIFQDPYSSLNPRMTVADIIAEPLVLHRIGSKKEIRKRVDELLERVGLASYHGSRYPIEFSGGQRQRIGIARALALKPKLIVCDEPVSALDVSIQAQILNLLKEIQEEMGISYLFIAHGIQAVKHISDRVAVMYLGRMIEVAETEELFANPRHPYTEALLAAVPLPDPNLRERERIILKGDLPSPTNPPQGCHFHTRCLAAMEKCKNIQPILTPLSHQNLTACLLYEESLFQ, via the coding sequence ATGACAAAACCTATAGTCTCTCTTAAAGGAGTTAAAAAATATTTTCCTGTCGGTAGCGGCCTTTTTGGAAAAAAAGATCAGTTTGTGAAGGCAGTGGATGGAGTAAGTTTAGATATTTATCCTGGAGAAACGGTTGGTTTGGTTGGAGAGTCTGGGAGTGGAAAGTCTACTACAGGAAGAATGGTTGTCGGGCTATCCAAGCCAACAGACGGTAAAATCTATTTCGAAGGTAAAAAAATAAGTGAATATCGAAATAAGAAAGAATTAGGGAAGCATTTACAAATGATTTTTCAAGATCCCTATTCCTCATTAAACCCTAGAATGACAGTAGCCGATATTATTGCGGAACCACTAGTCCTTCATAGAATAGGGTCAAAAAAAGAAATAAGGAAGAGAGTCGATGAACTGTTGGAAAGAGTCGGCCTCGCTTCGTATCATGGCAGTCGTTACCCAATTGAATTTTCCGGTGGGCAGAGACAAAGAATCGGTATTGCTCGAGCACTTGCATTAAAGCCTAAACTTATTGTTTGTGATGAACCTGTTTCCGCCTTAGACGTTTCTATTCAGGCTCAAATCTTGAATCTCTTAAAAGAAATTCAAGAAGAAATGGGGATATCATATCTTTTTATTGCGCATGGAATTCAAGCCGTAAAACATATAAGCGACAGAGTTGCTGTTATGTATCTTGGCAGAATGATTGAGGTAGCAGAAACAGAGGAATTATTTGCTAATCCACGTCACCCATATACAGAGGCGTTGTTGGCCGCTGTACCACTACCAGATCCGAACTTGAGGGAAAGGGAGAGGATCATTTTAAAGGGGGATCTGCCGAGTCCAACAAATCCACCGCAGGGTTGTCATTTTCATACACGCTGTCTAGCCGCGATGGAGAAATGTAAGAACATCCAGCCTATTTTAACACCTTTATCTCATCAAAATTTAACGGCTTGTTTATTGTACGAAGAATCTTTATTTCAGTAA
- a CDS encoding oxaloacetate decarboxylase: MSKTKEFQKLLTEPGAFILPGAYDAMSARLIEEIGFKAIYATGAGISNAQLGWADVGLTSLKEVVDIVTRMADVTSIPIVVDADTGFGNAINVMRTVREFERAGVAAIQLEDQVSPKKCGHFNGKDVISKEEMVGKIKAALDTRQDENLAIMARTDAVAVHGVEEAIERAHAYAEAGADIIFVEAPTTLEQLRQITSSLKGIPQVLNLVEGGKTPLVSLNEAEELGFKIMLCANTALRSAIKGITDSLRVLKEEGSHDNVLDFICTWEERQSLFKLDQIKQWEKEYSHS; the protein is encoded by the coding sequence ATGTCAAAAACGAAAGAATTTCAGAAGCTTTTAACAGAACCAGGTGCTTTTATCCTGCCAGGTGCCTATGATGCGATGTCAGCAAGATTAATCGAGGAAATTGGATTTAAGGCGATCTACGCGACAGGTGCAGGAATTTCAAATGCTCAATTAGGATGGGCGGATGTAGGTTTAACAAGCTTAAAAGAAGTAGTTGATATTGTTACTCGTATGGCAGACGTGACTTCCATTCCGATTGTAGTAGATGCGGATACGGGGTTTGGAAATGCCATTAATGTGATGAGAACAGTAAGAGAATTTGAAAGAGCAGGAGTCGCTGCGATTCAACTGGAAGATCAAGTTTCGCCGAAGAAATGTGGGCATTTCAATGGAAAAGACGTGATTTCAAAAGAAGAAATGGTCGGCAAAATTAAGGCTGCACTGGATACAAGACAGGATGAAAATTTGGCGATTATGGCTAGGACAGATGCTGTAGCCGTCCATGGAGTGGAAGAGGCAATTGAAAGGGCTCATGCTTATGCAGAAGCTGGAGCTGACATCATCTTTGTCGAAGCTCCAACCACACTTGAGCAGTTACGACAAATCACTAGTTCATTAAAAGGAATTCCACAAGTTCTTAATTTAGTAGAAGGTGGAAAAACTCCACTTGTTTCATTAAATGAAGCGGAAGAGTTGGGATTTAAGATTATGTTATGTGCAAATACAGCCCTTCGCTCAGCTATTAAAGGAATTACTGATTCTTTAAGAGTGTTAAAAGAAGAGGGATCTCATGATAATGTATTGGACTTTATTTGTACTTGGGAAGAAAGACAGTCCCTTTTCAAGCTAGATCAAATAAAGCAATGGGAAAAAGAGTATTCACACAGTTAA